The following coding sequences are from one Paenibacillus sp. FSL R5-0912 window:
- a CDS encoding flavodoxin domain-containing protein: MSNRTLILYAGKYGCTEKAAFLLKSRLGEAEAVNLKYAKVPALAAYDTVILGGSIYYGKIRKEMAAFTSKNLQELSGKRLGLFICAGVTGEKAEQELQQAYPEVLYKKALAKEILGDEIYPEKISALDKWVLRMVKGKGNEAGAGLSMNKLEGFARAMTVS, translated from the coding sequence ATGAGTAATAGAACACTGATTTTATATGCAGGCAAGTATGGATGTACCGAGAAAGCGGCATTTCTGTTGAAATCGAGGCTTGGAGAGGCTGAGGCTGTGAATCTAAAATATGCCAAAGTGCCGGCGCTGGCTGCCTATGACACGGTGATTCTGGGCGGCTCCATCTACTACGGTAAAATCCGTAAAGAAATGGCGGCATTCACTTCCAAAAACTTGCAGGAGCTGTCGGGTAAGCGGCTCGGGTTATTCATCTGTGCAGGTGTGACGGGGGAGAAAGCGGAGCAGGAGCTTCAGCAAGCCTATCCTGAGGTTTTATACAAGAAGGCACTTGCCAAGGAAATCCTGGGCGATGAGATTTATCCGGAGAAAATTTCAGCACTGGACAAATGGGTTCTGCGGATGGTCAAGGGGAAAGGGAATGAAGCTGGAGCAGGATTATCGATGAATAAGCTCGAAGGATTCGCGCGGGCAATGACAGTGAGTTAG